Proteins from one Desmodus rotundus isolate HL8 chromosome 9, HLdesRot8A.1, whole genome shotgun sequence genomic window:
- the LOC128779176 gene encoding olfactory receptor 7A17, giving the protein MVRGNDSQISEFLLLGLSEEPELQPLLFGLFLSMYLITVLGNLLIILAVSSDSHLHTPMYFFLSNLSLVDICFTSTTVPKMLLNIQTQSKAITYAGCITQMYFFILFAVLDILLLTVMAYDRYVAICHPLHYTVIMNPWLCGLLVLMSWTTCILNSLLESLLVQQLSFCPDVEIPHFFCELKQVVQLACSDTFLNDMVMYLGVGLLGGGPLAGILYSYSKILFCIHGMSSAQGKYKAFSTCGSHLSVVSLFYCTSAGVYFSSASTHSSLSSATASVMYTVVTPMLNPFIYSLRNKDIKGALKRFFGMAAIKRQIILGLKKYP; this is encoded by the coding sequence ATGGTACGAGGCAATGATTCACAAATTTCAGAGTTTCTTCTCCTGGGACTATCAGAGGAACCAGAACTGCAGCCTCTCCTGTTTGGGCTCTTCCTCTccatgtacctgatcactgtgttgggaaacctACTCATCATCCTGGCGgtcagctcagactcccacctccacactcccatgtacttcttcctctccaacctgtcccTGGTAGACATCTGTTTCACCTCCACCACTGTCCCAaagatgctgctcaacatccagacacagagcaaagccatcacctatgcaggctgcatcactcaaatgtattttttcatactcTTTGCAGTGTTGGACATACTTCTCCTGACTGTGATGGCGTATGACCGATAtgtggccatctgtcaccccCTGCACTACACTGTCATCATGAACCCCTGGCTCTGTGGACTGCTAGTTCTAATGTCCTGGACCACCTGTATCCTGAATTCTTTGTTAGAAAGCTTACTGGTCCAGCAGCTGTCCTTCTGTCCAGATGTGGAAATCCCCCACTTTTTTTGTGAACTCAAACAGGTTGTCCAACTTGCCTGTTCTGACACCTTTCTTAATGACATGGTGATGTATCTTGGAGTTGGTCTGCTGGGTGGCGGTCCCCTGGCTGGGATCCTTTATTCTTACTCTAAGATACTGTTCTGCATACATGGAATGTCATCAGCTCAGGggaagtataaagcattttctaCTTGTGGGTCTCACCTCTCAgttgtctccttattttattgCACAAGTGCAGGAGTGTACTTTAGCTCTGCTTCTACCCACAGCTCACTCTCAAGTGCAACAGCGTCAgtgatgtacactgtggtcacacccatgctgaaccccttcatctacagtctcaggaacaaAGACATAAAGGGGGCTCTGAAAAGATTCTTTGGGATGGCAGctataaaaagacaaatcatCCTGGGGCTGAAAAAGTACCCATGA